Sequence from the Sphingomonas sp. SORGH_AS_0950 genome:
CGCGACATTTTCGGGCAGGACATTCTCGCGCATCGAAACGCCGCCGCTGTCGCTCGCCATCTGCGGCTGGGTGCCCGCAAGATTGCTCATCGCAAGGCTGGCGACCTGCACCGGCTGGCCGACCATGGTCAGCGTGCCGCCCAGACCCTCGCGCGGGGACAGGGTGGCGAGATGCTCGCGGTAGAAGCGCGCGGTGTTGTCGAGCGCCATCGTGCCCTGCGCGCGCTTCAGCGCCTCGGTCGAGGGGGCGAGCCCCTCCAGCGAGGTGCGGATCGACGCGGCCGAGGCCAGGTCGAGCGTGCCGTACAGGCTCGACAGATTGGCCTGGTTGCTGCGATTCTGGTCGAGCAGCCGGGCATAGGCGGTCTGGTACGGCGTGGCGTTGACGACATTGGCATAGGAGCCCGCGACGATCCGCGCGGTGATCGCATTGGCCGAATAGCTGAGCGTCGGCGTCAGGATGGCGCTCAGCGCGGCGGGGCTGTTGAACTGACCGCTGATCCCGTTGGTGGCTGTGGCGATGGTATAGACGTCGCCCGCGCGGATCACCTGCCCGCTGACCGGTGCGAAGCCGACCGATCCGCCCACGTTCAGCTGCCCGCCGCTGCCATTGTTGGCGACGACGGCGATCTTGTCAGACGTGCCGCCCGGCCCGACATCGATCAGCAACTGCGTGCCCGAGGCCAGGATGACGTTGCCGCCGAAGGTCAGCGTGCCGATCGTGCCGGTGGTGCCCGGCGCGATCATGCCCGACACGCTGGTGAAGAAGCGGCTGTTGATCCGCCCCGTGCCCTGAAGCCCGCCCGCGAGCATCAGATAGTCGCCGCCCGCATTGATCGTGCCGCTATTGGCGACCATGCCCGCCAGATGGTTGAACTCGGCCACCGTGGACAGGGTGCCGCCGCTCGCCACGGTCAGCCGCGCCTCCGATCCGTTCAGCGTGAAGCGATCGACCGTCGCCGAGGAGCTCAACGTCGTATTGCCCGCCGCCGACAGGGTGACGTCGTAATAGCGCGCGGCGACCGTGCGGCTGGGGTCGACATTGTTCGGCACGAAGTTGGTCGCGCCCGGCAGGCCGTTGGCGATGGTCGCGGCCGGAAGCGCCGCCGCCGTCGCGCTGCCCGAGGCCTGGGCTTCGTCGGTGGCGGTGCGGCTGGCCTCGGTCAGGATGGCCTTGCCCGCCGCATTGGCCTCGCCCGTGCCGGTCTGTCCGGTGCCGTCGCCATCCTGCCGCGTGACCGCGCCGGTCTTGACATTATAGCATTCGACGCCGTCACAAATGTCGCCGAACTTGTTGGTCGGGTCGTTCGCGAGGCCGAGGCCGGGCGAGGTGGGAACGCCATTCGTCAGCTGGCCGTTCTGGATGATCTGATAGGCCGGGTCGGTCGTCGTCACCCAGTGCGTGCCATCCTCCCAGGCGCCGTCGCCGGCCTTGGCGGTAGCATAGCGATAGGGGTTATTGGCGGCGATATAGTCCCAGAAGAGGTAGAGCGGTTGGTAGAAGGACGAGGTGCCGTAGCTGGACGAAGCCTGCGCGTTATAGAAGCGGCTGCCGCCCGACAGCACGCCGATCACGACCTGCCGCGCAAAGGTGCGATCGAGGATCAGCGGGCCGCCCGAATCGCCGCCCGCCGTTGTGCCCTCATTGGGCAGCGCCTTGTCGCGGAACAGGTTGAAGTCGAACCGGCTGGCCGAGGACGTGCCGCGACGGGGATCGTCGAAGTCGATCTGATAGAGATTCTGCGGCAGGTTCGCGCCCTGGCCGAACAGCCACAGGTTGCGGTCGTCGAGCGAGCCCAGCATGCCGATATAGTTTTCCGCGACGCGACGGCGGAAATCGATGCCGTTGGTGTCGCCCTGGTTGCCGACGCCGCTGCGGCCATAGCCGGTGACGGTCACGTGATAGCCAGTGCCGCTGTCATTGCTGATGGACGTGGGGGCGGGCAGGGCGGAGAACAGCAGCGCCCAGGTCGGGATGCCGGTCGCGGGCGTATCGAGCGTGGCGAGTGCCACATCGCCTTCCAGGAAGCCGGTCCGCTGCGACGCGGGATTCCAGCTGACCTGGTTGACATTGTAGAGCGCGTTGGCGGCCTTGGTCTTGAACTGGTCGGGATTGGCGCGACCGCCCAGCGTGTCGAGCAGCCATTCGCGCACGCCGGTCAGATTGTCGGTCTTGAACCCGAACGAGATCGGCGTACCGCCGCGCGCCGTGCCATAATCGGCGGCGGCGCGGGTGTTGACGCAGTGCGCGGCGAAGATAACGGTGCGCGGGTTGATCAGCGTGCCGGTGCACAGGCTGAGGCTGCCGCCACCTGCGGAGACGAACATCTGTCCGACCCCGTTGACGCCCCCGGCATTGTCGATCGCGCTGGTCGTGGTGCCCGGCTGGGAGATCACGATCTGCGGCTCGTCGGTGACGCGCAGGCCGGGTACGGCTTCGATCACGTTGGCGGCGCTGGCATAGTCCTGCGCGATCTGCGGGCGCGGTGTCTCGGTCGCGGCTTGCGCCTGTGCGGCGGCGGGCAGCGCCAGCAGCGCGCTCGAAGTCATCAGCGCGCGGCGAAGCCGGTCTGTGGCGGGCAGAGTGAGTCCCTGCATCATCATTATCATTCCCCTGTAGTCCGGCGTCGTCCTTACGCCGCTCCGATAACGGAGTTATTCGGGAAGATGGCGCGATACAATGACAAATGTCTGAAATTCAGACATTTTGTAGTCAAGGTCGACGCGTAATTGCCGCGCCAACATAACCAAGGAAAGAACATGTCGAGCCGACGAAAGAAGCTGCTTCTGGTAGCGTGCAAAGTCTTGCCGTTCATTGCGTCACTGGGCGCGGTGCCCGCTGCGGCTCAGGAACGCGCGCCGTTGATACTGGCGGCCGCCAGTCTTCAGGAGTCGATGACCGCCGCCGCCGATGCCTGGGCCAGGCGCGGGCATGTCCGTCCTGTCATCTCCTTCGCCGCCTCCTCGGCGTTGGCGCGGCAGGTTCAGGCGGGGGGCAAGGCCGACCTGTTCGCCTCCGCCGACGAGGAATGGATGGACGTGCTGGAACGCGGTGGCCTGCTCGCCGCGCGGACCCGGAGCGCCTTTCTGGGCAATCGGCTGGTGGTGATCGCCCCGGCCGGGCAGGGCGGTCATGTGACGACGCGTACGCTCGGCCGGACGCTGTCGGCCGGGCCGCTCGCCATGGCGGACACCGACAGCGTGCCTGCGGGCAAATATGGCAAGGCCGCGCTGGAGCGGCTAGGAGCCTGGTCCATGGTGGCCCCGCATGTCGTCCGTGCCGAGAATGTCCGTGCCGCGCTGGCGCTCGTGGAGCGTGGCGCGGCCCCCTATGGCATCGTCTATGCCACCGATGCCAGGGCGGCACCGCGCGTCCGGGTGGCGGGGATGTTCCCGGCGGCCAGCCATCCGCCCATCACCTATCCGCTCGCACGGCTGAAATCCTCGACCAACCGGCAGGCCGAGGGGTTCCGGCGCTTCCTGCTGTCGGCCGAGGGCAAGGCGATCTTCCGACGCTACGGCTTTTCGACGCGATGACGGCATGATGCTGTCGGCCGAGGAATGGGGGATCGTCCGGCTGTCGCTGCTGGTCGGGGGATCGGCGATGCTGGTCACGGTGCCGGTCGCCTTCGTCATCGCCTGGGCGCTGGCGCGGGGGCGGTTTCCGGGGCGGGTGCTGCTCGACGGGATCGTGCACCTGCCGCTGGTGGTGCCGCCGGTGGTGACGGGCTGGGTGCTGCTTCTGGCCTTCGGCCCCGCCGGGCCGATCGGGTCGCGGCTGGCGGCGTGGTTCGGGGTGAGCGTGCTGTTCCGCTGGACCGGCGCGGCGATCGCGGCGGGGGTGATGGCCCTGCCGCTGGTGGTGCGTGCCATCCGCCTGTCGATCGAGGCGGTCGATCCCCGGCTGGAGCAGGCCGCGCGGACGCTGGGGGCGGGGCGGTGGCGGGTCTTCGCGACCATCACCCTGCCGCTGTGCGCGCCGGGCGTGCTGGCAGGGCTGGTGCTGGGCTTTGCGCGCTCGATCGGCGAGTTCGGCGCCACCATCACCTTCGTCTCCAACGTGCCGGGCGAGACCGCGACGCTGCCGCTCGCCATCTACTCCGCGCTGCAACGGCCCGATGGCGAGGCGATGGTGTGGCGGCTGGCGGGGGTGTCGGTCGCGCTGTCGCTGGTGGCATTGATCGCGTCCGAATGGCTGGCGCGGCGGATGGGCCGGGGGCTGCATGTCCTTTGATATCGACGTCTCGGTCCGGCGCGGGGAGAGCGTCATCGCGGCGCGCTTTGCCACCGGGCCGGGCGCGACCGTGTTGTTCGGGCCATCGGGGGTCGGCAAGACCAGCATCCTGCAGATGGTGGCCGGGCTGGTGCGGCCCGAAAGCGGCCATGTCCGCGTCGATGGCGAGACATTGTTCGACGGCGCGGCGCGGATCGACGTGCCGCCCGAGCGGCGGCGGATCGGCTATGTCTTTCAGGAGCCCCGGCTGTTCCCGCACATGCGGGTGGCGGCCAATCTGCGCTATGGCATGCGGCAGGCGGGCGGCGACCGGGACGGGGTGGTCGCGATGCTGGGCATCGGCCATCTGCTCGACCGCTGGCCGCGCACCCTGTCGGGCGGCGAGGCGCGGCGCGTGGCGATCGGGCGCGCGCTGCTCAGCGGGCCGCGCGTCCTGCTGCTCGACGAACCGCTCTCCTCGCTCGACCGGGGGCGGCGGGGCGAGATACTGGATGCGCTGGTGGCGGTGCGGGACACCACCGGCATCCCGATCCTGATGGTGACGCACGACCCGGACGAGGCCGAGCGCATCGCCACCGCCATCGTCCGGCTATAGCGTCCGCGTCAGAACAGGGTGGTCAGCACCACGCCGCCGACGATCGCGATGCCCGCCAGGATCTGACGCAGTTTCAGCGTCTCCCGGAACAGGCGATGTCCGGCCATGGCGGCGATCGGCGCTTCGATGATGCCCAGCGCGCGGACCGGGGCCGCCGGGGACAAGGCCAGTGCGACGAACCATCCCGCCGAGGCGCAGGCCCCGCACAGCCCCGCGCCCAGCGAGGGCCGCCAGCGGCGCAGCACCTCCGCCAGCACCGCCGGATCGCGCCACGCCAGATAGAGGCCGAGCGCGACCGTCTGCATCGCCTGCACCACAGCGACGCACACCAGCGCGGCGAAGATCGGATGCACCGGGTCGAGCGCCAGCGCAGCATGGCGAAAGGCGTTGAGCGAGAAGCCGAAGAACAGCCCCGAGGCCAGGCCCAGCGCCGCTCCGATCAGCGACCCGCGCCGCTGGTCGGGCGCGGGCCAGGACAAGGCGACCAGCCCGGCGGTCGTGATCGCGACCCCGGCCCAGGCGACGCCGCTGATCCGGTCATGATAGACGATCAGGCCGAGCAGCGCGGCGAGCGGCAAGGAGCTTTGCTGGAGCGCGGTGCCCACCGCGAACCCGGCGCGGTCCATGGCGGCGAGCAGCGCGGCGGTCGCCAGCACCTGCGACGCGGCCCCGACCGTGGCCGACAGCCAGAAGGCGCCGCCCCAATGCAGGTCGACGCCCGGCATCACGCTGTGCGCCACCACGACGAACAGCAACGAGAAGGGCAACCCGAACAGGAAACGCACCAGCGTCGCGCCCCAGGGCCCCGAGGAGGACATGACGCCGCGTTGCAGCGCGTTGCGGCCGACCTGGAAGACCGAGGCGGCGATGGTGGCGGGGATCCAGAGCAGGTTGGCCATGAAGTGCTCCTACGCGGTCATGTTGCGACTGCGAAGGGGTTTGTCGGCCCGGCCCGCGCGGAACGCGGGCGGGGGCGGTGTCGTTGATGGGCATCATGATGGTTATCGGATGCCTGTCGCTGATCATCCTGCCGCTGCTCGGCTTCGTGATCGGCGGCTATTATGGTGGTGTCGCCATCGGCATCTGGGCGGCACTGGCGGGCCTCGGCCTGGCGATCCTGGCCTGCGTTATCCCGGTCGTGGCGCTGATCAAGGCGCGGCCGTCGCGGTGAGGATCACCTGACCGGAATGCCAAAAGGGCGGCCCGTTGCCGGACCGCCCCTTCGTGCCGTGGCAAGTCCCCGGATGGCATGGGCCATCCAGGGCAAGTCGCCATTAGCGCTTCGAGAACTGGAAGCTGCGACGCGCCTTCGCGCGGCCATACTTCTTACGCTCGACGGCGCGGCTGTCGCGGGTCAGGAAGCCAGCGGCCTTGACCGGAGCGCGCAGAACCGGCTCGTACTTGGTCAGCGCCTGGCTGATGCCGTGCTTGACCGCACCGGCCTGGCCCGACAGACCACCGCCCTTGACGGTGCAGACGACGTCATACTGACCTTCGCGCTCGGTGATGCCGAACACCTGGTTGATGACGAGACGCAGCGTCGGACGCGCGAAATAGACTTCCTGGTCACGACCGTTGATCGTGATCTTGCCCGAACCCGGCTTCAGCCAGACGCGAGCGACGGCGTCCTTACGACGGCCGGTCGCATAGGCGCGGCCGAACTTGTCCAGTTCCTGCTGACGCAGCGGGGTGGTGTTGACGCGCTCGACGGGCGCGGCGGGGGCTTCACCGGTGACGGCGGCGGGCTGCGCCGAAGCGGCGGCGGCCTGCTGGTTCAGCGTGGCGCCGAGATCGGCGAGCGACTGGCGGTTGTCGGACATTATGCGCCCACCTTGTTCTTGCGGTTCATGCTCGCGATGTCGAGCACCTCGGGGTTCTGCGCGGCGTGCGGATGCTCGGTGCCGGCGAAGATGCGCAGGTTGCGCATCTGCTGGCGGCCCAGCGGACCACGGGGGATCATGCGCTCGACGGCCTTTTCCAGGACGCGCTCGGGGAAGCGGCCTTCCAGGACCTTGGCGGCGGTGATGCCCTTGATACCACCGGCGTAACCGGTGTGCTTGTAATACACCTTCTGGCCCAGCTTGTTGCCGGTGAAGCGCACCTTGTCCGCGTTGATGACGATGACATTGTCACCGCAATCGACGTGCGGGGTGAACGACGGCTTGTGCTTGCCGCGCAGGATGTTCGCGATGATGGTGGCGGCGCGGCCGACAACCAGGCCGTCGGCGTCGACGATATGCCACTTCTTCTCCACCTCGTGCGGCTTGGCCGCCTTGGTGGTCTTCATGAGCGCCTTCATGGGCGTGAGACCTTTCGGTTTGAAATGCAACACGCCGCCCTTTGTCTCGGGCGGCGCGGACGAGTGGCCAATGCTGGAGGTGCCCCAAAAAGTCAAGCAAAGCGCGGCTTTGCTGACGGGTATTATAATACCTTGAGGGCGTCGGGGTGGCTGCCCAGCCGGTGCGCGGCGGCGGTCGCGGCGATCAGCAGCAGCGCGGCATTGGCCTGATGCGCCACCGCGATGTCGATCTGGACACCCGACAGCAGCGTGGCGATGCCCAGCCCGATCTGGACGACGACCAGCACGATCACCAGCCAGCCTGCGCGAAGGGCGCCGGCACGGATCGCGCGCGCCGCCATCAGCACGAGCATCGCCGCCGCCGCAAAGGCGAACCAGCGATGGATGAACTGGACGACGACCGGATTGTCGAAGGCGTTGGCGATGGCGGGCGTCATCATCGGCGTGCCCGCGGGGAACCAGGCATCGCCCATCAGCGGCCAGCTGGAA
This genomic interval carries:
- a CDS encoding autotransporter domain-containing protein; this encodes MQGLTLPATDRLRRALMTSSALLALPAAAQAQAATETPRPQIAQDYASAANVIEAVPGLRVTDEPQIVISQPGTTTSAIDNAGGVNGVGQMFVSAGGGSLSLCTGTLINPRTVIFAAHCVNTRAAADYGTARGGTPISFGFKTDNLTGVREWLLDTLGGRANPDQFKTKAANALYNVNQVSWNPASQRTGFLEGDVALATLDTPATGIPTWALLFSALPAPTSISNDSGTGYHVTVTGYGRSGVGNQGDTNGIDFRRRVAENYIGMLGSLDDRNLWLFGQGANLPQNLYQIDFDDPRRGTSSASRFDFNLFRDKALPNEGTTAGGDSGGPLILDRTFARQVVIGVLSGGSRFYNAQASSSYGTSSFYQPLYLFWDYIAANNPYRYATAKAGDGAWEDGTHWVTTTDPAYQIIQNGQLTNGVPTSPGLGLANDPTNKFGDICDGVECYNVKTGAVTRQDGDGTGQTGTGEANAAGKAILTEASRTATDEAQASGSATAAALPAATIANGLPGATNFVPNNVDPSRTVAARYYDVTLSAAGNTTLSSSATVDRFTLNGSEARLTVASGGTLSTVAEFNHLAGMVANSGTINAGGDYLMLAGGLQGTGRINSRFFTSVSGMIAPGTTGTIGTLTFGGNVILASGTQLLIDVGPGGTSDKIAVVANNGSGGQLNVGGSVGFAPVSGQVIRAGDVYTIATATNGISGQFNSPAALSAILTPTLSYSANAITARIVAGSYANVVNATPYQTAYARLLDQNRSNQANLSSLYGTLDLASAASIRTSLEGLAPSTEALKRAQGTMALDNTARFYREHLATLSPREGLGGTLTMVGQPVQVASLAMSNLAGTQPQMASDSGGVSMRENVLPENVAVFLAGGYLDGWSRALPQTTSANIRDRFDGFYVATGIETEVDEASIIGFGFSYTKTTGNTSFGQYARGDLYQGTLYGKTELGGVSLDSQFSAGVFQARTQRNVSLAGVAYDLRSRDNALALSSEVGLAKTYSFGGLKIGPRIAARVSHLGFTPTAETGGGPALRYDRQDYNSVQGRAGLMLSSDGPFRPYASAYYVHDFQDRPGVFGANFAGGIGPSALFALPGQDKNWGEASMGVSYVAGRVQLSLGADTTFERRDVENQSYRGTIKIAF
- the modA gene encoding molybdate ABC transporter substrate-binding protein is translated as MSSRRKKLLLVACKVLPFIASLGAVPAAAQERAPLILAAASLQESMTAAADAWARRGHVRPVISFAASSALARQVQAGGKADLFASADEEWMDVLERGGLLAARTRSAFLGNRLVVIAPAGQGGHVTTRTLGRTLSAGPLAMADTDSVPAGKYGKAALERLGAWSMVAPHVVRAENVRAALALVERGAAPYGIVYATDARAAPRVRVAGMFPAASHPPITYPLARLKSSTNRQAEGFRRFLLSAEGKAIFRRYGFSTR
- the modB gene encoding molybdate ABC transporter permease subunit encodes the protein MLSAEEWGIVRLSLLVGGSAMLVTVPVAFVIAWALARGRFPGRVLLDGIVHLPLVVPPVVTGWVLLLAFGPAGPIGSRLAAWFGVSVLFRWTGAAIAAGVMALPLVVRAIRLSIEAVDPRLEQAARTLGAGRWRVFATITLPLCAPGVLAGLVLGFARSIGEFGATITFVSNVPGETATLPLAIYSALQRPDGEAMVWRLAGVSVALSLVALIASEWLARRMGRGLHVL
- a CDS encoding ATP-binding cassette domain-containing protein; translated protein: MSFDIDVSVRRGESVIAARFATGPGATVLFGPSGVGKTSILQMVAGLVRPESGHVRVDGETLFDGAARIDVPPERRRIGYVFQEPRLFPHMRVAANLRYGMRQAGGDRDGVVAMLGIGHLLDRWPRTLSGGEARRVAIGRALLSGPRVLLLDEPLSSLDRGRRGEILDALVAVRDTTGIPILMVTHDPDEAERIATAIVRL
- a CDS encoding DMT family transporter; protein product: MANLLWIPATIAASVFQVGRNALQRGVMSSSGPWGATLVRFLFGLPFSLLFVVVAHSVMPGVDLHWGGAFWLSATVGAASQVLATAALLAAMDRAGFAVGTALQQSSLPLAALLGLIVYHDRISGVAWAGVAITTAGLVALSWPAPDQRRGSLIGAALGLASGLFFGFSLNAFRHAALALDPVHPIFAALVCVAVVQAMQTVALGLYLAWRDPAVLAEVLRRWRPSLGAGLCGACASAGWFVALALSPAAPVRALGIIEAPIAAMAGHRLFRETLKLRQILAGIAIVGGVVLTTLF
- the rpsI gene encoding 30S ribosomal protein S9 — encoded protein: MSDNRQSLADLGATLNQQAAAASAQPAAVTGEAPAAPVERVNTTPLRQQELDKFGRAYATGRRKDAVARVWLKPGSGKITINGRDQEVYFARPTLRLVINQVFGITEREGQYDVVCTVKGGGLSGQAGAVKHGISQALTKYEPVLRAPVKAAGFLTRDSRAVERKKYGRAKARRSFQFSKR
- the rplM gene encoding 50S ribosomal protein L13 is translated as MKALMKTTKAAKPHEVEKKWHIVDADGLVVGRAATIIANILRGKHKPSFTPHVDCGDNVIVINADKVRFTGNKLGQKVYYKHTGYAGGIKGITAAKVLEGRFPERVLEKAVERMIPRGPLGRQQMRNLRIFAGTEHPHAAQNPEVLDIASMNRKNKVGA